Proteins found in one Methanospirillum hungatei JF-1 genomic segment:
- a CDS encoding ATP-binding protein: protein MYQDNGCGILDDVKEQIFQIGFGSDTGLGLFLIREILQITGLTITEKGVPGMGAQFIISVPKGRFRIGS from the coding sequence ATATACCAGGATAATGGGTGTGGAATTTTAGATGATGTGAAAGAGCAAATTTTCCAGATTGGGTTCGGTTCAGATACCGGTTTAGGACTGTTTCTTATCAGGGAGATTTTACAGATTACTGGTTTGACCATCACCGAGAAGGGAGTGCCAGGGATGGGAGCTCAATTCATTATCTCGGTTCCCAAGGGTAGGTTTCGGATAGGTTCGTGA
- a CDS encoding ATP-binding protein, producing the protein MTQRKLPIGIQSFQEIRTGGYAYVDKTPYIASLVREGKYYFLSRPRRFGKSLFIDTLECAFSGRSDLFTGLYLHAVESGWDFSHIYPVLRIDFAGGTLRSQSDLTNRLHRILDSWEHKYSIGPSNGSPGDRLLTLIPQISEKTQSQVVILVDEYDKPILDNLGDSYLATDMRDLLKDFYGAIKPLDVHVKFVLLTGVSKFSKTGIFSGLNNLKDITLDRRYSAICGYTEEDLENVFAEWLCQFHKHEVKEWYNGYSWTGQPVYNPFDILLLFDQGIYKAHWFETGTPSFLINLWKQSPRLPAEYENLIAGEELLGSFDTDSIRLETLLFQTGYLTIRSWVSNASEGTWYTLGFPNREVREAFNKQILLLFDSKKQVPLPLIRTAFESGDTEKLRSLIHAFFASIPHDWYRKTQIKKFEGFYATVLYAYFASLGYEITPEDTTNKGRIDLTVKTRTGIWIFEFKVLGLDTSRDTSPLTQIRERRYAEKYYSDQKKIYEIGITFNPETKNIDKWEVG; encoded by the coding sequence ATGACTCAGAGAAAACTTCCCATCGGTATTCAGTCGTTCCAGGAGATTCGAACCGGAGGATATGCATATGTGGATAAAACGCCATATATTGCGTCTCTTGTGCGGGAAGGAAAATACTATTTTCTATCTCGTCCACGGAGATTCGGGAAAAGTCTTTTCATTGACACCCTTGAGTGTGCTTTTTCCGGAAGGAGTGATCTCTTCACAGGTCTGTATCTTCACGCAGTGGAATCCGGGTGGGATTTTTCACACATATATCCGGTTCTCAGAATTGATTTTGCTGGAGGAACACTCCGGAGTCAATCTGACCTGACAAACCGCCTGCACAGGATCCTGGATAGCTGGGAACATAAGTACTCCATAGGGCCTTCAAATGGTTCTCCCGGTGACCGGCTCCTCACCCTCATCCCCCAAATTTCTGAAAAAACACAATCACAGGTTGTTATACTTGTTGATGAATATGATAAACCAATCCTGGATAATCTGGGTGATTCATACCTCGCCACTGATATGAGGGATCTGTTAAAAGATTTTTATGGAGCGATAAAACCACTTGATGTCCATGTGAAATTTGTTCTGCTCACAGGTGTCTCAAAGTTCTCAAAAACCGGAATATTCTCAGGACTGAATAACCTGAAAGATATCACACTTGACCGCAGGTATTCAGCAATCTGTGGGTATACAGAAGAGGATCTGGAGAACGTATTTGCAGAATGGCTTTGCCAGTTTCATAAGCACGAGGTCAAAGAGTGGTATAACGGATACAGCTGGACAGGCCAGCCAGTCTATAATCCCTTTGACATTCTTCTGCTTTTTGACCAGGGAATATATAAGGCCCACTGGTTTGAAACTGGCACCCCGTCATTTCTCATAAATCTGTGGAAACAATCCCCACGTCTTCCTGCAGAATATGAAAATCTCATCGCCGGTGAGGAGTTACTGGGATCCTTTGATACCGATTCAATCCGGTTAGAGACGCTCCTCTTTCAGACAGGATATCTTACGATCCGCTCATGGGTAAGCAATGCCAGTGAAGGAACCTGGTATACTCTGGGGTTTCCAAACAGAGAGGTCAGGGAGGCATTTAACAAACAAATACTACTCCTTTTTGATTCGAAAAAACAGGTTCCACTTCCCCTAATCAGGACGGCTTTTGAGTCTGGAGATACAGAAAAATTACGTTCACTCATACATGCATTCTTTGCATCCATACCCCATGACTGGTACAGAAAAACCCAGATAAAAAAATTTGAAGGATTTTATGCCACTGTCCTGTATGCCTACTTTGCCAGTCTGGGGTATGAGATTACTCCTGAAGACACAACAAATAAGGGAAGGATTGATCTCACCGTTAAAACCAGAACCGGGATATGGATTTTTGAATTTAAAGTACTAGGCCTTGATACCTCCAGGGATACAAGCCCTCTGACCCAGATCAGAGAAAGGAGATATGCAGAAAAATACTATTCCGATCAAAAAAAGATCTACGAGATTGGAATTACATTTAACCCGGAAACAAAAAATATCGATAAATGGGAAGTTGGATAA
- a CDS encoding PAS domain-containing protein produces MTFDRDDLGFCQNVLNGVATPVIQISPDRTIQMINDAALEILALTREQAVGQKCHELFRTDDCDGGECATLRAMREKRKIESETVAHIRGKDIPIHYYASPLFNDSGEVIGAVEYFENLTEIKKKEDDLRRAGKEIQGVLNGVATPVIAIDMSQKITYINNAGADLFQKKPEDLIGTICHTLFQNDVCQGGNCATMRSIRERRVITEETVAHIGSRDIPILITATPIVNDEGVCTGAVEFIIDLTSQKAAIQDVLTLTRAAVEGRLNTRADASKHQGDFRKIVEGVNDTLDAVIVPLNVAAGYVDRISKGDIPEKITDTYYGDFNTIKNNLNQCIDAVNALVADANMLSKAAVEGRLNTRADTSKHQGDFRKIVEGVNDTLDAVIGPLNVAARYVDDISRGDIPAKITDNYNGDFNTIKNNLNQCIDAVNALVADANMLSKAAVEGRLNTRADASKHQGDFRKIVEGVNDTLDAVIGPLNVAARYVDDISRGDIPAKITDNYNGDFNTIKNNLNSCIDAVNALVADANMLSKAAVEGRLNTRADTSKHQGDFRKIVEGVNDTLDAVIGPLHDISAVLKRMAVNDYSHGIEKKYLGDFALVASDVNEVRDRVNHIANSIIQISNGDLSEYNNFVKGGKRSDEDILVPAFIKVYETLQALQNELIRLTEASKAGKLSERGNPDQFKGAYADVIRGMNQMLDEILIPIGEGNRILEQIRGGNLREKVEIVCHGDHEKMKNAINGVHLWRVLHQ; encoded by the coding sequence ATGACTTTTGATAGAGATGATTTAGGATTCTGTCAGAATGTTCTGAACGGGGTTGCAACGCCGGTTATTCAAATAAGTCCTGACAGGACAATTCAGATGATCAATGATGCCGCTCTTGAAATACTGGCTTTGACCCGTGAGCAGGCTGTTGGTCAGAAATGCCATGAATTATTCAGAACCGACGATTGTGATGGTGGGGAATGTGCTACCCTTCGGGCTATGAGGGAAAAGAGAAAGATTGAGAGTGAGACTGTTGCTCACATACGGGGAAAAGATATCCCCATCCATTACTATGCCTCTCCATTGTTCAATGATTCAGGTGAGGTCATTGGAGCAGTTGAATATTTTGAGAATCTCACTGAGATCAAGAAAAAGGAAGATGATTTAAGACGCGCCGGAAAGGAGATTCAGGGGGTACTCAATGGTGTTGCAACCCCGGTGATTGCCATTGATATGAGCCAGAAAATTACTTATATCAATAATGCAGGAGCAGACCTCTTTCAGAAAAAACCGGAAGATTTAATCGGGACAATTTGCCATACCCTGTTTCAAAATGATGTTTGTCAGGGTGGGAATTGTGCGACCATGCGAAGTATCCGGGAACGTCGGGTTATCACTGAAGAGACGGTTGCCCACATCGGTTCAAGGGATATTCCCATACTCATCACCGCAACCCCGATAGTAAATGATGAGGGGGTATGTACCGGTGCAGTAGAGTTTATTATTGATCTTACCTCTCAAAAAGCAGCAATCCAGGATGTTCTGACGCTCACCAGGGCCGCCGTAGAAGGTCGTTTAAATACCCGTGCAGATGCAAGCAAACATCAGGGTGATTTCCGGAAGATCGTAGAGGGTGTGAATGATACTCTGGATGCGGTTATCGTGCCGCTCAATGTTGCCGCCGGTTATGTCGATCGTATCTCGAAAGGTGATATTCCAGAAAAAATCACTGATACGTATTATGGTGATTTCAATACTATCAAGAATAATCTGAATCAATGTATCGACGCAGTCAACGCTCTGGTTGCCGATGCAAATATGCTAAGTAAGGCAGCTGTAGAAGGTCGTTTAAATACCCGTGCAGATACAAGCAAACATCAGGGTGATTTCCGGAAGATCGTAGAGGGTGTGAATGATACCCTGGATGCGGTTATTGGTCCCCTGAATGTGGCTGCCAGATATGTTGATGATATATCCAGAGGTGACATTCCTGCAAAGATTACTGATAACTATAATGGTGATTTCAACACCATCAAGAATAATCTGAATCAATGTATCGACGCAGTCAACGCTCTGGTTGCCGATGCAAATATGCTGAGTAAGGCAGCTGTAGAAGGTCGTTTAAATACCCGTGCAGATGCAAGCAAACATCAGGGTGATTTCCGGAAGATCGTAGAGGGTGTGAATGATACCCTGGATGCGGTTATTGGTCCCCTGAATGTGGCTGCCAGATATGTTGATGATATATCCAGAGGTGACATTCCGGCAAAGATTACTGATAACTATAATGGTGATTTCAACACCATCAAGAATAATCTGAACTCTTGTATCGACGCTGTCAACGCTCTGGTTGCCGATGCAAATATGCTGAGTAAGGCAGCTGTAGAAGGTCGTTTAAATACCCGTGCAGATACAAGCAAACATCAGGGTGATTTCCGGAAGATCGTAGAGGGTGTGAATGATACCCTGGATGCCGTCATCGGTCCATTACATGACATTTCTGCTGTCCTTAAAAGGATGGCTGTGAATGACTACTCACATGGCATAGAAAAGAAATATCTTGGTGATTTTGCACTTGTTGCATCTGATGTGAATGAAGTGAGGGACCGGGTTAATCATATCGCAAACTCCATAATTCAAATAAGCAACGGAGATCTTTCAGAGTATAATAATTTTGTAAAAGGTGGGAAGAGGTCTGATGAAGATATACTTGTTCCCGCATTTATTAAGGTGTATGAAACCCTTCAGGCATTACAAAATGAATTGATTCGGTTAACCGAAGCTTCAAAAGCGGGAAAATTATCTGAGCGTGGAAACCCGGATCAGTTCAAAGGAGCATATGCTGATGTCATCCGGGGTATGAATCAGATGCTCGATGAGATTCTTATCCCTATTGGAGAGGGTAACCGTATTCTCGAGCAGATTAGGGGTGGAAATCTCCGTGAAAAAGTAGAGATCGTTTGTCATGGTGATCATGAAAAGATGAAAAACGCGATAAATGGTGTTCATCTTTGGAGGGTGTTGCACCAATGA
- a CDS encoding PAS domain S-box protein: MPSQESDIATSSRILELLSDAPQGASIGEISSALNMNRNLVAKYLSILHMQGRVELRSYGKVKLYKKTTRIPFHALSLITRGCVIGLDQLLYVKEVLGYCREMTGSDKNELLSKPFSEIFHPAFTNPVVKKYIQEYRNGAVAPPLYKEISWRKRGFDLTVVPCIFDDGTQGLALILAEQANNAPSHKKEKSHIRTYQYLTRETPNFILHLNAEGDVLYVNESYATYCNARASDLLHTNGIPLATQDDFTRIKEDVLKNWSLNEPTVSDIQVVMNDGSVRWQTWVFHPVREQGILTELHGYGRDITDERERENLYLRLQKEFNQDVQEKTSELREITAQLRKEIDERKSLELALKRSEEKYRNLTEITTDIIWETDLFGTIVYINPKATSILGYSPEELVGKKIWSKINPDYRNHIEHYFSGAKCSPFEQIAFPMTRSDGLEVWIEFSGIPLFNDEHQFSGYRGIGRDITKSKLIEEHNQRLRAIIENTPDIVRISDIHGDLLYMNKAGRKILKIPETEDITRYNNASFMTSDEWTKILEGRSIAIREGIWQGLTRLIATDGTIIPVSQVIIAHKQGKGEEMLFSTVARDISDITKFRQELEDASVYSRNLIEVNLDPLVTIGPDGKIQDVNHATEMATGFSREKLIGTDFCSYFSDPVMAREGYERVFLQGYVRDYPLEIIHKDGHSTPVLYNASVYRDKNGNIQGVFAAARDITEIVKFQKKLEESHNYTRNLIEASLDPLVTIGQDGKIQDVNHATEMVTGYARENLIGTDFCAYFKDPKKAREGYERVFSQGYVRDYPLEIIHKDGHSTPVLYNASVYRDKNGNIQGVFAAARDITALLESEFTLAASRDYYLKILDEFPNPIWRSGPDAKCNYFNKAWLKFTGRTLEEEYDDGWATGVHPDDLDRCISQYLSSFDKRIPFYIQYRLRHHDGSYHRIADYGAPIYDLKGEFTGYIGSCYDLDKEEP; this comes from the coding sequence ATGCCAAGCCAGGAGAGTGACATTGCAACCAGTTCACGTATCCTGGAATTATTATCCGACGCTCCACAGGGAGCCAGTATCGGGGAGATATCATCTGCCCTCAACATGAACCGGAACCTGGTTGCAAAATATCTGTCCATTCTTCACATGCAGGGCAGGGTTGAACTGCGATCCTATGGAAAAGTGAAGCTTTACAAAAAAACGACGAGAATACCATTCCATGCCCTTTCACTGATTACCCGTGGCTGTGTCATCGGTCTTGACCAGCTGTTGTATGTCAAGGAGGTTTTAGGCTATTGCAGGGAAATGACCGGATCAGATAAGAATGAATTATTATCAAAACCATTTTCAGAAATATTTCATCCGGCATTTACCAATCCTGTTGTAAAAAAATACATACAGGAATATCGGAATGGAGCAGTCGCACCCCCTCTTTATAAAGAGATATCCTGGCGTAAACGAGGATTTGATCTCACCGTTGTTCCCTGTATATTTGATGATGGGACACAGGGGCTTGCACTTATCCTTGCCGAACAGGCAAACAATGCACCCTCCCATAAAAAAGAGAAGAGCCACATCAGAACCTACCAGTACCTGACTCGCGAGACGCCGAACTTTATCCTTCATCTGAACGCCGAGGGAGATGTTCTGTATGTCAATGAATCGTATGCCACTTATTGCAATGCACGGGCGTCAGATCTTCTGCACACGAATGGCATCCCTCTAGCCACCCAGGATGATTTTACCCGAATCAAAGAGGATGTTTTAAAAAACTGGTCTTTGAATGAACCGACAGTCAGCGATATTCAGGTCGTGATGAATGACGGATCTGTGCGATGGCAGACCTGGGTATTTCATCCGGTCAGAGAACAGGGCATCCTGACTGAACTTCACGGATATGGCAGAGATATCACCGATGAGCGTGAAAGAGAGAATCTCTACCTGCGACTCCAAAAAGAGTTTAATCAGGATGTCCAGGAGAAAACATCTGAACTTCGTGAGATAACGGCCCAACTCAGGAAAGAGATTGACGAGCGAAAGTCACTTGAACTGGCACTGAAAAGAAGTGAAGAAAAATACCGGAACCTGACTGAGATTACCACCGACATAATCTGGGAAACAGATCTCTTTGGAACAATCGTATACATCAATCCAAAAGCAACATCCATCCTGGGGTATTCTCCCGAAGAATTAGTCGGGAAAAAAATCTGGAGTAAAATTAATCCGGATTACCGGAATCATATCGAGCACTATTTTTCAGGGGCTAAATGTTCGCCATTTGAACAGATTGCATTCCCTATGACCCGATCTGACGGATTAGAAGTATGGATTGAATTTTCCGGCATACCACTGTTTAATGATGAACATCAGTTCTCCGGGTATCGGGGGATCGGCAGGGATATTACCAAATCAAAATTGATTGAAGAGCATAATCAAAGGCTTCGTGCCATAATAGAAAATACTCCAGATATTGTCAGAATTTCAGATATTCATGGAGATCTCCTCTATATGAATAAGGCAGGAAGAAAGATCCTGAAAATACCTGAAACCGAGGATATCACCAGATATAATAATGCCAGTTTCATGACTTCTGATGAATGGACAAAGATTCTTGAAGGTCGGAGTATTGCCATCAGGGAGGGGATATGGCAGGGACTGACCAGACTTATCGCAACGGATGGAACCATCATCCCGGTATCGCAAGTAATCATCGCTCATAAGCAAGGCAAAGGAGAAGAGATGCTCTTCTCCACAGTAGCCCGGGACATATCAGACATAACCAAATTCAGACAGGAACTTGAAGATGCCAGCGTCTATAGCAGGAATCTCATTGAAGTAAACCTTGATCCACTCGTGACCATCGGTCCTGATGGTAAGATTCAGGATGTCAATCACGCAACCGAGATGGCAACAGGATTTTCTCGCGAGAAACTTATCGGAACAGACTTCTGCTCGTACTTTTCGGACCCGGTGATGGCAAGGGAGGGATATGAACGTGTTTTCTTACAAGGGTATGTCAGGGATTATCCGCTTGAAATTATCCATAAAGATGGTCATAGCACTCCGGTCCTATACAATGCTTCAGTATACCGGGATAAAAACGGAAATATACAGGGAGTATTCGCAGCAGCACGTGATATCACAGAGATCGTAAAATTCCAGAAAAAACTGGAAGAGTCTCATAATTACACACGAAATTTGATAGAGGCATCCCTTGACCCTCTGGTGACCATCGGTCAGGATGGAAAGATTCAGGATGTCAATCATGCAACCGAGATGGTCACCGGATATGCCAGGGAGAACCTTATCGGAACGGATTTCTGCGCATACTTTAAAGACCCCAAAAAAGCAAGGGAGGGATATGAACGTGTTTTCTCACAAGGGTATGTCAGGGATTATCCGCTTGAAATTATTCATAAAGATGGTCATAGCACTCCGGTCCTATACAACGCTTCAGTATACCGGGATAAAAACGGAAATATACAGGGAGTATTCGCAGCAGCACGTGATATCACTGCCCTGCTGGAAAGTGAATTCACACTTGCAGCCTCACGGGATTATTACCTGAAGATCCTGGATGAATTTCCTAATCCAATATGGCGCTCCGGGCCTGATGCAAAATGTAATTACTTCAACAAAGCATGGTTGAAATTTACCGGGAGGACTCTGGAAGAGGAATATGATGACGGATGGGCAACCGGAGTTCACCCGGATGATCTTGATCGGTGCATATCACAATACCTCTCTTCATTTGATAAAAGAATCCCATTTTATATACAATACCGGCTCCGCCACCATGATGGCTCATATCACCGGATTGCCGACTATGGCGCCCCCATCTATGATCTGAAGGGAGAATTTACCGGATACATCGGATCATGTTATGACCTGGACAAGGAGGAACCATGA